Part of the Cuculus canorus isolate bCucCan1 chromosome 17, bCucCan1.pri, whole genome shotgun sequence genome is shown below.
AGTTAGTTTATCTGATTTAATGTCTGTCCAGTCTGCTATGGATGCCTGGAGGAAAGGTCATTAATAATAGGGAACTTGATGAATTACATTTGGAATTTCAGTATTAACATTATCACTGATTTCAGTCTCTCCGTGGAAGTTATGTGAAAAGACTGTATTGAAATTGTAATTGTATCTTTGAGTGaaggctttcctgaagcctAACCTGCATAAGTATTATAATGAAGATGTAACGCTTCAGTCAAGAGACTCTTGCACTTCCACACAGACTTTACAGATTTGGCAAAATGTCATTCTGCTTTGTGTCCCGTTCCTGTAAGGCTGTGTTGGTTTGCCCactaattttgttctttcttctccccatttctttttgatgtttttaagaaaattcaCCTAAACAGGAAGCTGGGGTTGGAGAAGGCCAAGGAAatgtgggagaagaggaggagaagaagaagcaAAAGAGAGGCAAGGTCTAAATAGTTGATTGTGGTACTGATTTATAAGCAGTTTGGGGCATCCCTTTCTCACCTACTGGCCTGGACTATGGTACAGATTCCTTGCATTTTGGTTGTTAGCTGTGTGATAACTCTGCACAAAAGATACTGAATATCTTTTCTCCCCGTGGTAGCAGAGTTGGTGCAGTGATATATGCTGACAAAAGAACTGAGTAGTAGGAACAGCAAGTGAAAGATGACCTGCGTCATGTTTCTCATTGTTCCTGTCATTGCTATTGCACTTATTTGGGGAGTAATTCTCAACCTAAAATCAGCTGGCAGGCCTCCCAGAATGCTTGTTTCTGCCCTGTTTAACAGCAGTTTAGAGGTTGCTTGCAGAGTAGAACAAAGACTGCTCGAACACACGTTTGACATCCATgtattgttatttcttttaatattgaGCTTTGACGTGGAAGCtttcttaaataataataaaaactgaggcaatgtgcaaaatatttttttgttaaccAACGCAGTTGGGGAGATAAGTTTCTTCATGGAGGTGAAATCTGACCTTATATGCTTTTCTTGATTGTGTGAAGTCCTTTAACTAATTGTGTAACGCTATACTCTGTTTAAAGGTGGAAGAGGtcagataaaacagaaaaagaagactgTACCACAGAAAGTTACAATAGCTAAAATTCctagagcaaagaaaaaatatgtcaCGAGAGTGTGTGGCCTTGCGACGTTTGGTGAGTTGACTTTTGTTAtatgggttttgttggttttatctGTGCTTGCTTTTAACCTTAGGATGTTTCTTCTGATTGTATTAAATTGAGTGTTCTGCTTCCATTTGTGCGAGGTGAAAGTCCTGAAGCGCTTTTAGCAATTCCAAAGCATGCCAAAGTTATACTGAGTCACATCAGTGATAAACTGTTCGAGTCCTTATTTCCCTAGTGTCTGCAAACAAATGGGGTTACAAGTTTTTTTTGAAACAGGGCTTCCCATAGCAGTCCACTTGTGTAGACTTCAGAGAAGTCTGTTGTCTTTCATTAtaagtatgtttattttcaaaaagatgCTAATTTCCATCAAACTTCTAAATACATTACTGACAATTATTTTCACCTATCCTTGAGACTGATTAAGTAAGGCTTTAACTGCCTTTGTAGTACAGCAGTCAAATCATTACCAAAGTGTGCTAACAATGCTGTCCTACATGGCTTTGGTTCAGCTGCAAACAGCCACTTGATGTTTATAACATTTTACTTCAGACATTGATTACTAGTTCTGTTAAAAAGGTAACGCTTGACCTCAGTTGTATTAACTAGATATGTTATAATATGTATTTCGAGCACGAGAGTATTTTCAATCCTCTTGAGGGGTCAGTGACGTGCTCTAGCTTGATCGGAACTGGATGTGTCTTTGTGCTGGAAACCAGTCTCCAAAACTGTTGGGACATGCTTCTGAAAGGAACATACTGAAGCAATTCTAcgggaaaaactttttcaataACTATGAAGTTATCGTGAACTGGAGGGGCCTTTTAATTAGTTCTGCATGTGCTTTTCTGGTGAGTGTATGCAGCACAGTCAAACAGTGTGTGTAGAGAATGCTCGACGATTTTTGCCTCAGAGTTTGCTAGATATGTAGAGTCagtttttgtgtattttaaacaacagaCTTTTCCTTTCAATGGAAACTGTAGCAAAACTTTAAGTGTAAACTGTTTTCAACAGCTAAATCAAGGTTTTGGTTTTAGACTTGAGAATACTTGTATGAAATGACTGCACTTATGCCGTCCAATTTCCCATCAACAGAAATTGATCTTAAGGAAGCACAAAGGTTTTTTGCTCAGAAGTTTTCCTGTGGTGCCTCAGTAACAGGAGAAGATGAAATCATCATTCAGGGGGATTTTACAGATGACATCATTGATGTAATCCAGGAGAAGTGGCCTGAGGTAATAAACCCTTTCTTCTGTTAGAACGCTGATTTTCCAAATAGCCTTTGATTTTCCTGTGATTTTGGAAAAGGGTTTAATGTTTGGCAACACCGATAGTTGTACAGAAATTATTGCAGGCCCATCATTGAATGACTCAGTTAAGGAGTGATTAAACTTGAAGTAAAACCATGCTTCCATTGTCCAAGAAACATTAACTCCCTAATTGTGTAGTGCTGCTGTTGTGGATACTCCCGAGAGGAAGGCATGTGGGAATAAGTACAGCTGTCAAATACCCATGGCTTTTGTGTGACTGTTTCTTAACAGGTGAATGCTGACTATTCCTACATTGccattctgtttttcaaagtctcttaattttttttttaaaaaaaaaacatctgagaAGTGAGCGCACTTgtgtttcagaggaagaaattatCTAGCTTTGGGTTGAACCAAATTGTTGACAGTTGAGAAGTTTGGTTGCACTGCTGTAATGGCAAGTGGTTTCTTTAAGTCTCCCTCATCATTCTGGTATTTCCTGATTGTAGTTCTTTCTGACATAACTCCACAGGCCTGTCTTTGTTCAGAGCCTCTGTGTCCTGTGAGGACATGTCACTTGTGTAGAGTTTACAGCAGGGAATCTCGTATGGTGCTGTATCCTTCTCCCACTCTTCATATACATGTACAGTGGTGAATACTGAGTGAGACACGTAAGAAGAAAGCGTCTTAATATGCTAtgttctggcttttttttcctaggtggATGATGATAGCATTGAAGATCTTGGAGAAGTCAAGAAGTGATAGTGAAAGACTACCTTTATTTAATTATGGTTATAAATGATGTAGCCAAAGTGAGGCTTCTAAATCCATTTGCTCTGCAGTGAAACTGTGGAGAACCCGTATCCTTGGCATTTTCACTGTTCTGTATAGgctgcttgtttggttttttttttgttgtgataTTTGCCAAAGTTAAATTGGGTTTCTATCATGCTTATGCATGAAATagattgaaataaaattactgttcCTCACCAAATACAGTTTCTGGATTTTATACAGCTACTTTCCTCTAACATTCTTACGGGAAAATAGTAATATAGGTCATTAAaagcttgtttttcatttgctgtcaTTTCCACTGAAGGTAAGTGAACAAGGCTGCTGTGCAGAAACTCCCACCATTTACCTGCATGAAACCATAGAAATCTGAATGGAACAAACGTGCTGAAGGTTTGCcaacaaaggaaaatggaacCTGAAGTAATCAagcagttggactagatgattgttGTAGGTCCCTGCGACTGAACTGTTCTATCTTACTAAGTGGAAACACTGAGGAACATGTGAATATGTCTGAAATGTTTAGCCTATTTGCACAATTCCAAATATGCTCCTAACCCCGCTGGAGCGATTTCAGTGGCTCAATACTTTCACATACTGCTCACTCAGGAGTGGTAGTGATTAGCACAACTGTATGGTGACCACTGTTTGATTCCAAGCACTGTTCTCGCACTGGGTAAGGTGGGGTGCAGCCGAGCAGATCTGCTCTCCGTGCTCTTGCTAACAGCCTCGAGCATCAACGCGGTGCAATTTCTGTGGTCcatttaataacatttaatgCTCCCTGGTGGCAGAGTCTTGGAATTGATATTCTCTGATCACTGTAAAGCCTAGATGAGGCCACGTCCAAGGGGGTGTTATGTTGCACACCTTCTTCTCCTGCCCATAAAGttctttttgtgattttttgtCTGTAAGTTGATGGTTTAGTTAGAACGGTGTCTGTAAAGAGATAAGGGAATCACTGTAGTTGTACCATTTAAAAGCTGAGCAGGGTAGTTACTGCCATTCCTTAACATCCAGTCGAGTTCTTACTCGTCTCTTATGAACATTATTAATCCTCACGTTTTCCCAGGCTCCTCCACCCTCCGGGCGTGGGACTCGAACTCGCCGCAGAAGGAGGCGGAGCTTCTGCTTAACCGTCCCGGGGCGGGCACTTAACGGCTGGCGGGGGCGGGTTCGGCGAGAGGGAAGATGGGGTAGTGCTGCTGTTGGGGCTCACCGTTTCCCTTCTGACTCCTGCAGGGTTGCCCGGTCAGTGGCGGTGAGCCAGCGATGCTTAAATCTGAGGCAGCTCCGAGCTGAATGCTGCAGTCACAGAGTGACCGGTGTCTGCTAATGCCTGGCAGTGCTCAGGTCCTCAGCCCCTATGAATTCGCCCCAGGTAACAAATGAAAGGACTGAAAAGTCACTGCTCTGTTTTTAGCGTGAAAGTACTCATTCCATTGCTAACAGCTTCAGTCAAGATGGTACCACAAGCAGAAGGAATGCTTTTAGAATGGTCTCTGttcataatataaaaatatttttatttaagttaacCCCCTGAGTTTATTATCAGAGAAATTGTCACTTCTTCATGTTTAAATGTGTCCGTGTGCTGCCTTTTACAGAAACTTAGCCCGACCCTTGAGAAAAGCACCATTGAGAGGCAGAGGCAAGAGCTCCAGCTTTTAATTGCGGAACTGAAAGATCGTGATAAGGAGCTCAGTGACATGGTTGCAATGCATCAGAGACAGCTTCGCTCCTGGGAAGATGATCGGCAAAAACTTCTGACTTTATCAGAGCAATGCAACTTATTAAAGAGTAAGTATTATATAGATAATATAATAATAAGATAATATAATAGTAAGATAATTATCATAGTAAAGACTAAGTATTATGTCTCATTAAGAATGAGACCCTGTTCTTCTCACTACGTTCAGGTCTTATACCCATCAGTAACAGTTTTGCGTCATATAAGAAACTGTTTC
Proteins encoded:
- the DENR gene encoding density-regulated protein, with amino-acid sequence MATDVADPVVPDCRADIRSSARSDADYPLRVLYCGVCSLPTEYCEYMPDVTKCRQWLEKNFPDEFAKLTVENSPKQEAGVGEGQGNVGEEEEKKKQKRGGRGQIKQKKKTVPQKVTIAKIPRAKKKYVTRVCGLATFEIDLKEAQRFFAQKFSCGASVTGEDEIIIQGDFTDDIIDVIQEKWPEVDDDSIEDLGEVKK